From one Deltaproteobacteria bacterium genomic stretch:
- the gspN gene encoding type II secretion system protein GspN, which produces MKRKLLVGYIVYGVLVTGLFLWWLFPAEILIDSLRSAVSARVPGLVFSVEKAGLSFPPGVKLRDCTFQSKSKPSLSVILDMIEVRPALGSVIFGDKAILVRAKAYGGTIKARVTAPEGDDGNGTVRVDAAADGIEAGKCTWIEVLAGRKFQGSVTGTLAYEGTAAKPLAGSGDLSLSIKDGVIPLAGDLFGFSEIPFDTLESKATMKNRVVKIDTLNIRGPAVGGEFNGRVSLREPLDMSTMALQGDVNVHALNRTMKISLTGTVAKPIPRVR; this is translated from the coding sequence ATGAAAAGAAAATTACTGGTGGGCTATATTGTGTACGGCGTTCTGGTGACGGGACTTTTTCTCTGGTGGCTGTTCCCCGCCGAGATACTCATTGATTCCTTACGGTCGGCGGTTTCAGCGCGGGTCCCGGGGCTTGTGTTCAGCGTGGAAAAAGCGGGACTGAGCTTTCCTCCGGGAGTGAAATTACGGGACTGTACCTTCCAGTCGAAATCAAAACCCTCACTGTCGGTGATCCTTGACATGATAGAAGTGCGGCCGGCCCTGGGGAGCGTCATCTTCGGGGACAAGGCCATTCTGGTCCGGGCAAAGGCCTATGGCGGCACGATAAAGGCGAGGGTGACGGCCCCCGAGGGTGATGACGGGAATGGCACGGTCCGGGTTGATGCCGCGGCCGACGGCATAGAGGCGGGGAAATGTACCTGGATCGAAGTCCTGGCAGGACGGAAATTTCAGGGGTCGGTGACAGGGACCCTCGCATACGAGGGAACCGCGGCGAAACCGCTGGCAGGTTCGGGTGACCTTTCCCTTTCCATTAAGGACGGCGTGATCCCATTGGCGGGTGACCTGTTCGGATTCAGCGAGATACCCTTTGATACCCTGGAATCAAAGGCGACCATGAAGAACCGGGTCGTCAAGATCGACACCCTGAACATCAGGGGGCCGGCCGTGGGTGGTGAGTTTAACGGAAGGGTGTCGCTGCGTGAGCCCCTTGATATGAGTACCATGGCTCTCCAGGGAGATGTGAACGTGCATGCCCTGAACAGAACGATGAAAATTTCACTGACGGGGACAGTAGCAAAACCGATTCCAAGGGTGAGATGA
- a CDS encoding PDZ domain-containing protein, translating into MLTRYRPFVILLAITLLSYFSVDMFYRIIKAGMVRALPGTIVTEIKPDRKTQRRPTLDSYLVISDRNLFGSARKEKFAAAEQINVEELKETALNLALLGTVYSGDEGGFAVIEEVDKKKQGLYRIGDTVGEATIKKIMRGVVVLRVKNNDEVLMMEERKKTASIAGEVPEPAEMSSPSSVTVSKAEIENAFQDMNAVMTQVRIRPFFTDGKPDGFMISRIQKGSIFDRMGIQNGDVVQGVNSQALSSADDLLTLYQELKSGSEVLLNIKRRGQEETLKYVFEE; encoded by the coding sequence ATGTTGACACGGTACCGCCCATTCGTCATTCTGCTGGCAATAACACTACTGTCCTACTTCTCCGTGGACATGTTCTACAGGATTATCAAGGCCGGCATGGTACGGGCCCTGCCCGGTACAATTGTCACGGAGATAAAACCGGACCGCAAAACGCAACGGCGGCCGACCTTGGATTCTTACCTGGTTATTTCCGACAGAAACCTCTTCGGTTCCGCCCGGAAGGAAAAGTTCGCCGCCGCCGAGCAGATCAATGTGGAGGAACTGAAGGAAACGGCCCTGAACCTGGCTCTCCTCGGAACGGTGTACAGCGGTGACGAAGGGGGATTTGCCGTCATTGAGGAAGTGGACAAGAAAAAACAGGGGTTGTATCGGATCGGCGATACCGTGGGCGAGGCGACCATCAAGAAGATCATGCGGGGCGTTGTTGTTCTCAGGGTCAAGAACAACGACGAGGTCCTGATGATGGAGGAACGGAAAAAAACGGCCTCCATCGCCGGTGAGGTGCCGGAGCCGGCGGAAATGTCTTCACCGTCATCCGTCACCGTCAGCAAAGCGGAGATCGAGAACGCTTTTCAGGACATGAATGCCGTCATGACGCAGGTCCGCATCCGGCCTTTTTTTACGGACGGGAAGCCGGATGGTTTCATGATCAGCAGGATCCAGAAGGGAAGCATCTTTGACCGGATGGGAATACAGAACGGCGACGTCGTGCAGGGTGTCAACAGCCAGGCGCTCAGCAGCGCCGACGACCTGCTCACCCTTTACCAGGAATTGAAAAGCGGTTCCGAGGTCCTGCTCAACATAAAGAGACGGGGGCAGGAGGAAACGCTGAAGTATGTGTTTGAGGAGTGA
- a CDS encoding AAA family ATPase encodes MYKSFFGLLENPFNLTPDPRYLYLAPQHRDALNHLLFGVHEKKGFIVITGGVGTGKTTLCRAFLAALDERVSSALIFNSAISDVELLRTIMQEFEIRTGRGRISKKRYIDALNQFLLKEFAEGRNAVLLIDEAQNLSRNVLEQIRMLSNLETDREKLLQIVLLGQPELEDVLRSPSLRQLNERITVRYHLEPLDRQQVEQYVEHRLSVAAGENRNLRFEPGAFRTIHSNSRGIPRRINVICDRALLIAYTKDTAIVDRAIVEEAVADIGGGYMKIPGYEKGPATDRVVSLLVLLVFAILLLIGTIYSGLL; translated from the coding sequence ATGTACAAATCATTTTTCGGTTTATTGGAGAACCCCTTCAACCTGACACCTGATCCCCGGTACCTCTATCTGGCTCCGCAGCATCGGGACGCGCTTAACCACCTGCTCTTCGGTGTCCATGAAAAGAAGGGATTCATCGTTATCACCGGCGGTGTCGGGACGGGCAAGACGACACTGTGCAGGGCATTTCTCGCCGCCCTTGACGAGAGGGTGTCGAGCGCCCTTATTTTCAATTCGGCCATATCGGATGTTGAACTGCTGCGGACGATCATGCAGGAGTTCGAGATACGGACGGGGAGAGGGAGGATATCGAAAAAGCGGTATATCGATGCTCTCAATCAGTTCCTGTTGAAGGAATTTGCCGAGGGAAGGAACGCCGTTCTCCTCATTGACGAAGCCCAGAATCTCTCACGAAATGTACTGGAACAGATACGGATGCTCTCGAACCTTGAAACGGACCGGGAAAAACTCCTGCAGATCGTATTGCTCGGCCAGCCCGAACTGGAAGATGTCCTGCGGTCTCCGTCCCTGCGCCAGCTCAATGAGCGGATCACGGTCCGCTATCACCTCGAGCCCCTGGACAGGCAACAGGTCGAGCAATATGTCGAACACCGGCTGTCGGTGGCCGCCGGTGAGAACAGGAACCTGCGGTTCGAGCCGGGCGCGTTCCGGACGATCCACTCCAATTCCCGTGGTATTCCGAGAAGGATCAATGTCATATGCGACCGCGCGCTGCTCATAGCCTACACGAAGGATACGGCCATTGTGGACAGGGCGATCGTTGAAGAAGCCGTGGCGGACATCGGCGGCGGATACATGAAGATTCCCGGGTATGAAAAAGGTCCCGCCACGGATCGTGTTGTTTCCCTGCTCGTTCTGCTCGTTTTCGCCATCCTTCTGCTGATCGGTACGATATACTCAGGCCTGCTCTGA
- a CDS encoding tetratricopeptide repeat protein, whose protein sequence is MSYIHDALKKAQKEKDSLYRNYAGVITAAGSEKKRGGPLRISIAGILSIVLALAALSLLGYSFSLKGEKVATAGVEQNTAVSMPAAGEVEKVVPATPEGAEENAAGTAAIDDVVMLYEDGLEWQRAGDLLKAEVTYRKVLEIDPTFSRALNNLGVIAMAGNRNAEALMLFERAREAGKGYVDPAYNMACLYARMGRVGDAMENLKEAVRLDESVLQWAQTDPDLAKLRSTVDYREYFTQNRGG, encoded by the coding sequence ATGAGCTATATCCACGACGCGCTGAAAAAGGCACAGAAGGAGAAGGACAGCCTCTACCGGAATTATGCCGGCGTTATAACGGCGGCGGGATCGGAGAAAAAGCGCGGCGGGCCGCTGCGTATCTCAATCGCCGGGATCCTTTCAATAGTGCTTGCCTTGGCGGCCCTTTCACTGTTAGGATACAGCTTTTCTTTGAAAGGGGAGAAGGTGGCGACGGCCGGTGTAGAACAGAACACGGCCGTTTCCATGCCGGCCGCCGGAGAAGTGGAGAAGGTCGTTCCGGCGACCCCTGAGGGAGCGGAAGAGAACGCGGCCGGCACGGCAGCGATCGATGATGTTGTAATGCTTTACGAGGACGGCCTCGAATGGCAGCGCGCCGGTGATCTGCTGAAGGCGGAGGTGACGTACCGGAAAGTGCTGGAGATCGACCCGACCTTCTCCCGTGCCCTGAATAATCTCGGTGTCATCGCCATGGCCGGCAACCGGAACGCGGAAGCCCTGATGCTTTTTGAACGGGCCCGGGAGGCAGGGAAGGGCTATGTCGACCCCGCATACAATATGGCCTGTCTGTATGCACGCATGGGAAGGGTCGGCGACGCCATGGAAAACCTGAAGGAAGCGGTTCGGCTTGACGAGTCGGTGCTGCAATGGGCACAGACCGATCCCGACCTGGCGAAGCTCCGGTCAACGGTCGATTATCGTGAATATTTTACTCAGAATCGGGGAGGGTAG